A single window of Toxoplasma gondii ME49 chromosome Ib, whole genome shotgun sequence DNA harbors:
- a CDS encoding manganese resistance 1 protein, putative (encoded by transcript TGME49_207910~Predicted trans-membrane domain (TMHMM2.0):125-148:151-174:185-208:217-240:251-274:288-311:331-354:368-391:402-425:429-452:458-478) codes for MVMGRVRATSYVRRTLSQPVHKPRVSSVILPHPPQASVGSAGPGGTGSRGISVQLDDAVCHLTTGAGAPSRQLHLGLLSEGWNSLGGGEGRGSFLPSSADSRVIDEEAEDPNEEYRFTLKEDLQRIWSMLACRLNVLLFFVPLSFWSVVGSGSPLFVFICNFLALIPLASLLGNATEELALHTGEIIGGLLNATFGNAVEMIMSVQALRVGLLSVVQGTMLGSILSNLLLVLGMSFFAGGIRYHVQKFNEKGATCSVTLLLLSCMSIVIPTVAASGNDHANPTYDIIKISRTIAVLIGVTYCLFLFFQLYTHLNLFRDDEEGEEGWPSMSWEAATVMLFIVTLLIAVHSEYLVGSIHDVVTNYGLPESFIGVILLPIVGNAAEHLTAVTVAMKNKVDLAMGVAVGSSAQIALFVFPFTVCAGWVLDQPLTLAVQPMNALVLLMAVLVAMAIVQDGESNWLEGVMLMAAYLMIAIVFWYTDPNSSSGHSGPSVGKDTGVPGA; via the exons ATGGTGATGGGCCGCGTTCGCGCGACCTCGTACGTGAGACGGACGCTGTCGCAGCCTGTTCACAAGCCGCGAGTCTCCTCGGTGATTCTCCCGCACCCCCCGCAAGCGTCCGTGGGCAGTGCAGGCCCCGGAGGGACTGGCAGCCGAGGCATTTCCGTTCAACTCGACGACG CCGTCTGTCACTTGACGACCGGGGCAGGCGCCCCGAGCCGCCAACTTCACCTGGGATTGCTTTCAGAAGGATGGAATTCCTTGGGCGGCGGAGAGGGACGTGgatcgtttcttccttcttccgccgACTCTCGGGTCatcgacgaagaggcagaggaccCAAATGAAGAGTACCGCTTCACTCTGAAGGAAGATCTGCAGCGCATTTGGTCCATGCTCGCCTGCAG GCTGAATgtgctcctcttcttcgtcccgCTGTCGTTCTGGAGCGTCGTCGGCAGTGGATCGCCCCTGTTTGTTTTCATCTGCAACTTCTTGGCTCTCATTCCCCTCGCGTCGCTCCTTGGAAATGCCACAGAAGAACTCGCACTCCACACTGGAG AAATCATTGGAGGCCTGTTGAACGCGACCTTCGGCAACGCAGTGGAAATGATCATGTCTGTGCAAGCCTTGCGAGTG GGCCTCCTGTCAGTCGTTCAAGGAACGATGCTGGGAAGTATTCTCTCCAATTTGCTTCTCGTGCTGGGCATGTCGTTTTTCGCCGGTGGGATTCGCTACCACGTTCAAAAGTTCAACGAAAAAG GGGCAACATGCAGCGTCaccctcctccttctctcttgcatGAGTATCGTCATCCCCACGGTTGCTGCGTCAGGGAACGACCACGCAAATCCCACCTACGATATCATCAAA ATAAGCCGAACGATCGCGGTGTTGATTGGGGTGACGTactgcctctttctcttctttcagcTGTACACACACCTGAATCTTTTccgagacgacgaagagg GTGAAGAAGGGTGGCCGTCGATGTCTTGGGAGGCTGCCACTGTGATGCTGTTTATCGTCACGCTGCTCATCGCCGTTCACTCCG AATATCTTGTCGGATCGATTCACGACGTCGTCACGAACTACGGGCTTCCAGAGAGTTTCATCGGCGTGATCCTGCTGCCCATTGTCG GAAACGCGGCCGAACACTTGACTGCAGTAACCGTAGCGATGAAAAACAAAGTGGATCTGGCGATGGGTGTGGCTGTCGGGTCCTCTGCTCAG attgccctctttgtcttcccgTTCACCGTCTGTGCCGGCTGGGTGCTCGACCAGCCGCTAACTTTGGCAGTTCAGCCCATGAAcgctctcgtcctcttgATGGCTGTCCTCGTCGCCATGG ccATCGTTcaagacggagaaagcaaTTGGCTAGAAGGGGTGATGCTGATGGCCGCCTACCTGATGATTGCAATTGTTTTCTG GTATACTGACCCCAACTCGAGTAGCGGTCACTCGGGGCCTTCGGTGGGAAAGGACACTGGAGTGCCCGGGGCTTGA
- a CDS encoding hypothetical protein (encoded by transcript TGME49_207920~Predicted trans-membrane domain (TMHMM2.0):558-593:625-648:657-689), with protein MFKWQRGLLKPRRNLRVCAADRHSAKALQIRCAAHCARRFVHADSASRVSKATFLRERNAKKHKMGSAGRHRHRRRRAETGGQEGHSGQRPVHEAAACRAREEAALSAALKNDRTPVPRFAEERPAAEDARHVSDRAAPQPELQGDREKATGALREDIGETQTEPLKEEPSEEGRGHREAFDEEDVSGQREGRNGGDVQCEQASVDRWTRTEREEEKNERDETADASDTRVRPGRRGLDREKERGEAKTQVCANAGAANDRDGTGGEVELDAKSDADTERGLQPHSEETSRMGEVWQRLDSNHRCSEGKRKQSGSPRCTRVHIVSQSSRRDNEETQERSRGDLLCVGNSSLSVRSVWRGCDTPEKLQKTSRFVSSDAGPACEDPFDSDASDTITSDSPSSWTSRTPSHQDSEPAVVQETPTKPISLSRRRRTPPSRPHTSAGRKPEDHSSNCRRPSGDASLSGKLSALVEEPPCSSRFKTLWQAQREGRTREQLVTAATEAESEGDSSRDGDTERPTPMERFQTCVRIVREHGLPFPQFQSEDRGAQILLFAALLPSLIVIAIPLSAALCLITIAAIPLCVVLPVTPVFAMLLFKGRKMDRGGETREDSRSPRGGLWRTDESYLRHLLLSLLLIPVLLLPGAAFLSVSTSLLVLTSPFFGVALPLLFCCAVGFLLFLNSVTAAVFFLLFSSVPRRCKEFIFRRMHIRRSQPALTDQPLGEKSAALP; from the exons atgttcaAGTGGCAGAGGGGGCTTCTGAAGCCGCGAAGGAATCTGAGAGTCTGCGCCGCTGATCGCCATTCGGCGAAAGCACTTCAGATCCGCTGCGCCGCGCACTGTGCCAGGCGcttcgtgcatgcagacagcgCCTCGCGAGTCTCAAAGGCTACATTccttcgagagagaaacgcgaagaaacacaaaatGGGTTCGGCCGGACGCCATCGCCACCGGAGGCGGCGGGCCGAGACGGGAGGCCAAGAAGGGCACTCCGGCCAGCGTCCTGTCCACGAGGcggccgcatgcagagcgcgGGAGGaggctgctctctctgcagctctgaAAAACGACCGCACACCAGTTCCTCGTTTCGCGGAAGAGCGgccagcagcagaagacgcgcgtCACGTCTCGGATCGTGCGGCGCCTCAGCCGGAACTCCAGGGCGACCGAGAAAAAGCAACAGGAGCCTTGAGGGAAGACATCGGCGAAACGCAGACGGAACCGCTGAAAGAAGAGcccagcgaagaagggagaggacacagagaagcgttcgacgaagaagatgtgAGTGGAcaaagggaaggaagaaatggGGGAGACGTGCAGTGCGAGCAAGCGAGCGTCGATCGCTGGACTCGAACGGAgcgggaggaggagaagaatgagagagacgaaactgCAGATGCTTCAGACACTAGGGTGCGTCCAGGTCGACGCGGCCTTGATCGTGAaaaggaaaggggagaggcgaagacgcaggtGTGTGCAAACGCGGGCGCAgcgaacgacagagacggcACAGGAGGAGAGGTCGAACTGGATGCGAAGAGCGACGCGGACACCGAACGAGGGCTTCAGCCGCACAGCGAAGAAACCTCCCGCATGGGCGAGGTGTGGCAGAGACTCGACTCCAACCACCGATGTTCTGAAGGAAAACGGAAGCAAAGCGGTAGTCCTCGTTGTACGAGAGTGCACATCGTCTCTCAGtcgtcgagaagagacaacgaggagacccaagagagaagccgggGTGACCTCCTATGCGTGGGCAACTCTTCACTCTCCGTTCGCTCGGTCTGGCGAGGCTGCGACACTCCGGAAAAGCTTCAGAAAACCTCACGCTTCGTCTCCAGCGACGCAGGTCCAGCGTGTGAGGACCCCTTTGACTCGGACGCCTCCGACACAATCACTTCAgactcgccttcttcctggaCTTCTCGTACTCCTTCGCACCAGGACAGTGAACCGGCTGTCGTTCAAGAGACACCTACAAAgcctatctctctctcccgcagaCGCCGGACGCCCCCAAGTCGGCCGCATACGAGTGCAGGTAGAAAACCTGAAGACCACTCCTCGAACTGCAGACGGCCTTCGGGGGACGCTTCGCTTTCTGGGAAACTGTCGGCGCTTGTGGAAGAGCCtccctgctcttctcgcttcaaGACTCTTTGGCAGGCGCAGCGAGAAGGACGGACGCGAGAACAACTCGTGACGGCAGCAACAGAggccgagagcgaaggagacagctcgagagacggagacacggagaggcCGACCCCGATGGAGCGTTTCCAGACTTGCGTCCGAATTGTCCGCGAGCACGGCCTTCCTTTCCCCCAATTTCAGTCGGAGGACCGCGGCGCGCAGATTCTTCTTttcgccgctcttcttccgtctctcatCGTCATCGCCATCCCCCTTTCTGCTGCACTCTGCCTCATCACCATTGCAGCCATTCCT CTCTGCGTCGTGCTGCCTGTTACGCCGGTGTTTGCGATGCTTCTGTTCAAGGGGAGAAAAATGGAC CGAGGCGGCGAGACCCGGGAAGACAGCCGCTCTCCCAGGGGCGGTCTCTGGCGCACAGATGAATCTTATTTGCGGCAtctccttttgtctcttctcctgattccggttctgcttctccccggcgctgccttcctctctgtatCGACTTCACTCCTCGTCCTTACTAGTCCATTCTTCGGCGTcgctttgcctcttctcttctgttgtgCCGTCGGATTTCTC ctgttCTTGAACTCCGTCACGGCAgcggtcttcttccttcttttttcgtcg GTTCCACGGCGCTGCAAAGAGTTCATTTTTAGGCGCATGCATATCAGGCGTTCTCAGCCGGCGTTGACAGATCAACCACTGGGGGAAAAGTCAGCGGCCCTCCCTTAA
- a CDS encoding phosphatidylethanolamine-binding protein (encoded by transcript TGME49_207930~Signal peptide predicted by SignalP 2.0 HMM (probability 0.975) with cleavage site probability 0.635 at residue 33) — MSYQPRERFRTTTFVSILAACFLSSLLSQTTVAMECRDLEKAGVIPDVLPASACHELSVQVDIEFPSGSPTRGSPMPLRAVTECPKIILSRKPEKGQKFVVFLTDPDAPSRLNPVAAEWAHWVASTEGTTIQSNSKTFLPYAPPTPPKGTGAHRYVALVYLGDTSRLTGVPSASKRKQWGGRRHAHAVASENGLQLVGVDWFTVEHK; from the exons ATGAGCTACCAACCAAGAGAGAGGTTCCGAACGACGACTTTCGTCTCGATTTTAGCCGcttgcttcctttcttccctcttgaGTCAAACGACTGTCGCCATGGAGTGTCGAGATTTAGAGAAAGCAGGAGTCATTCCGGATGTTCTTCCTGCATCCGCGTGTCACGAGCTGTCTGTGCAG GTTGACATTGAATTCCCAAGCGGATCGCCGACACGTGGATCTCCCATGCCTCTGCGTGCAGTCACAGAGTGCCCGAAGATTATCCTTTCTCGAAAACCTGAAAAAGGTCAAAAgttcgtcgtttttctcacTGATCCAGACGCACCCAGCCG ATTGAATCCTGTCGCTGCCGAGTGGGCTCACTGGGTGGCGTCTACCGAGGGCACGACGATTCAGAGCAACTCGAAGACCTTCC TGCCGTACGCACCTCCGACGCCCCCCAAAGGCACCGGCGCTCATCGTTACGTGGCACTCGTTTACTTGGGCGACACATCTCGGTTGACGGGtgttccttctgcttcgaaGCGAAAGCAGTGGGGAGGGCGCAGGCACGCGCACGCAGTTGCTTCTGAAAACGGTCTCCAGCTCGTGGGTGTCGACTGGTTCACGGTCGAGCACAAATAG
- a CDS encoding ribosomal protein S9, putative (encoded by transcript TGME49_207940) codes for MELLRVEPALLRLARPLHALPHARCLQPPTEAGSPHFDAPPRLPSPLASSSLSSLASSSLSSLASSSLSSLSFPTATPRCSVASSSSFRSSCSSCSPFFARFFSALACPSPSSLPSRPASPPSSRVSVLCPFVSPSPASSSSAFSRSFRSEPSDVSRRARLVSSKSFPVFRFGEAGENDEKPRSDIVCPRDCLLSSHSSSFSSSFSSSFSRSLYSASSPASRASRRFAFKRTFSSLAPAEATNVKRQTPKTSGQRRTLSLDEALYLAKEANVYTVEELQRIIMQSPSFSPDQDPLLLENFFTTAEEEESDSAGHFAPEQGADAADSLLTELGAFDEGPAEGSGESEQKEDGSSDSALISGAIVRAFNPERMKVFMHNGCEWLWQAEGTGTRKRAAAHVIIRRGTGQVRVNNDEDLYVRWPFYYNRMDVLQPFFLTGTAGIYDLFIHVRGGGSSGQAGAVRLAVGRALVSACPACARLLEEDMVLYEDTRQRMPKMPGRMKARKMRTWTKR; via the exons ATGGAACTGCTGCGGGTGGAGCCTGCACTCCTGAGGCTGGCCaggcctctgcatgcactgcccCATGCGCGCTGTCTGCAGCCGCCAACTGAAGCAGGGTCCCCGCATTTTGACGCCCCACCacgtctcccgtctcctctcgcttcctcctctctctcttctctcgcttcctcctctctctcttctctcgcttcttcctctctctcttctctctcttttccaaCAGCAACGCCTCGCTGctctgtcgcgtcttcttcctcgttccgctcttcttgttcttcctgctctccttttttcgctcgcttcttctctgcgctggcctgtccgtctccttcttcactgcCTAGCAGGCCCGCCtccccgccttcctctcgtgtctctgttctttgtccgttcgtctctccgtctcctgcttcttcctcttctgccttctcccgGTCTTTTCGCAGTGAACCATCCGACGTCTCTCGCCGCGCTCGACTGGTCTCTTCCAAAAGTTTCCCTGTGTTTAGATTCGGCGAGGCTGGTGAAAACGACGAGAAACCTCGAAGCGACATCGTGTGCCCCCGAGactgcctcctctcttctcactcctcttccttttcttcttccttttcttcttccttttctcggtCGCTGTACTCCGCGTCGTCTCCTGCATCTCGGGCGTCGAGGCGTTTCGCTTTCAAGCGgacattttcttctcttgctccagcagaagcgacgaaCGTGAAGCGGCAGACGCCCAAGACGAGCGGCCAGCGTCGCACCCTGTCCCTGGATGAG GCACTCTATCTTGCCAAAGAGGCGAACGTCTATACAGTTGAGGAGCTTCAGCGAATCATCATGCAGTccccgtccttctctccc GACCAAGACCCCCTCCTGCTGGAAAATTTCTTCACCACggctgaggaggaagagtcGGACTCGGCAGGCCATTTTGCGCCAGAGCAAGGCGCAGACGCTGCTGACAGTCTCTTGACCGAGCTTGGCGCGTTTGACGAAG GCCCCGCGGAAGGcagcggagagagcgagcagaaggaggaCGGCTCCAGCGACAGCGCTCTGATTTCAGGAGCGATTGTTCGAGCCTTCAATCCGGAGCGCATGAAG GTTTTCATGCACAACGGCTGCGAGTGGCTGTGGCAAGCCGAGGGCACAGGGACGAGGAAGCGGGCCGCTGCCCATGTCATCATTCGCCGAGGCACCGGTCAA GTTCGCGTAAACAACGACGAGGACCTGTACGTTCGGTGGCCGTTCTACTACAACCGCATGGACGTACTGCAGCCGTTCTTTTTGACAGGAACTGCAGGGATTTACGACCTCTTCATCCATGTTCGGGGAGGCGGGTCCTCCGGCCAGGCAGGCGCTGTTCGCCTGGCCGTGGGGCGGGCGCTGGTCAGCGCCtgccctgcatgcgcgcgttTGCTCGAGGAAG acATGGTCCTCTATGAGGACACACGCCAGCGCATGCCCAAGATGCCGGGTCGCATGAAGGCCCGCAAAATGCGGACCTGGACAAAGCGATGA
- a CDS encoding hypothetical protein (encoded by transcript TGME49_207950~Signal peptide predicted by SignalP 2.0 HMM (probability 0.553) with cleavage site probability 0.251 at residue 36~Predicted trans-membrane domain (TMHMM2.0):8-31:144-167), which yields MSLRTFHVPFFISLLVAVFGIVFVVCFFPFLPATAADETHVVIPSHQEGRHFLNEAESTEHEQGGQTERFSDKRRLQDVETVSGGAANSQYSNPDIVASAAAPNDKPNVDGTFTDTLHQAADDAMEALNSVTQQLSDMGLEPWQITLIVIAAGAAVLCLACCCMRCLCRNVCCCPGK from the exons ATGAGTCTGCGAACCTTCCACGTCCCGTTTTTTATTTCCCTTCTTGTTGCCGTGTTTGGCATCGTATTTGTTGTTTGCTTTTTCCCTTTTTTGCCGGCGACGGCCGCCGATGAGACACACGTGGTAATACCGTCACATCAAGAAGGGCGACATTTTTTAAACGAAGCAGAATCCACTGAACACGAACAAGGTGGCCAGACTGAGAGATTCTCTGATAAGAGACGCCTGCAAGATGTCGAGACCGTGTCCGGTGGCGCAGCGAATAGTCAGTACTCTAACCCCGACATAGTCGCCAGCGCAGCCGCTCCCAATGACAAGCCAAACGTAGATGGCACTTTCACGGACACACTTCATCAAGCAGCGGACGACGCTATGGAAGCCCTCAA CTCCGTCACGCAGCAGCTGTCGGATATGGGACTGGAGCCATGGCAAATCACTTTGATTGTCATTGCCGCAGGCGCAGCAGTCCTTTGTTTGGCttgctgctgcatgcgctgtttATGCAGGAATGTGTGTTGTTGTCCAGGGAAGTAG
- a CDS encoding hypothetical protein (encoded by transcript TGME49_207955~Signal peptide predicted by SignalP 2.0 HMM (probability 1.000) with cleavage site probability 0.516 at residue 20), giving the protein MKRLLLVVSVVACLVPTTLSLSQHARSTSGQPAAQAAAAPVSNGPVPLLPVQDPTQVPSLGTVNVFRSHSLTKAAQVEVHGAHEVDKEQSKEPSETADFQHSVLQKQQEALSASDWFSRQLDALEHLKEHEGKIRQYIQKAPASEGRRIM; this is encoded by the exons ATGAAACGCCTGTTACTGGTAGTCAGTGTGGTGGCTTGTTTGGTGCCAACGACCCTTAGTCTTTCTCAGCATGCCCGATCTACATCGGGGCAACCTGCTGCGCAGGCGGCGGCTGCTCCCGTAAGCAACGGACCAGTTCCACTACTCCCTGTGCAGGATCCAACACAAGT GCCTTCCCTTGGGACTGTTAATGTTTTCCGTAGTCACAGTCTGACGAAAGCTGCTCAGGTCGAAGTTCACGGAGCTCACGAGGTAGATAAGGAGCAAAGCAAGGAAC CCAGCGAAACAGCCGATTTCCAACACTCAGTTCTGCAAAAGCAACAAGAGGCCCTCTCTGCCTCAGACTGGTTCAGCCGGCAG CTAGATGCACTCGAGCATCTCAAAG AACACGAAGGAAAAATCCGACAGTACATTCAA AAAGCCCCGGCGTCTGAAGGGCGACGCATCATGTAA